Proteins from a genomic interval of Spirochaetota bacterium:
- a CDS encoding porin family protein, with product MKFTHTLVCLAIALLLLPTASYAIVDFGMYGGYTFAGKIDNPTISNADTNGWQYGFIGHLNGSVIPMVLSMGIGGFYQKSPLQYTVAGKDFDLTKTMYGIDAIVMLELPILIHPYARAGIAINEKVELKTPLGTLSDEKKFNSYYFGLGAAFTVFPFVQIFGEYLYNYSKLEDDGTLKSNSINVGARLNI from the coding sequence ATGAAGTTTACACACACGTTAGTATGCTTAGCGATAGCTCTATTGCTATTGCCAACAGCTTCATATGCTATAGTTGATTTTGGCATGTATGGTGGATATACATTTGCTGGAAAAATAGACAACCCCACTATCAGTAATGCCGATACAAACGGCTGGCAATATGGATTTATTGGACACCTCAACGGCTCAGTAATTCCCATGGTGTTGAGTATGGGAATTGGTGGATTTTATCAGAAGTCACCACTGCAATATACTGTTGCTGGTAAAGATTTTGACCTTACAAAGACCATGTACGGCATTGATGCGATAGTCATGTTAGAATTGCCTATCCTTATTCATCCGTATGCAAGGGCAGGAATTGCAATAAACGAAAAAGTTGAACTGAAAACTCCTTTAGGGACATTGTCTGATGAGAAGAAATTCAATTCATATTACTTTGGCTTAGGTGCGGCATTTACAGTTTTTCCATTTGTACAGATTTTTGGTGAATATTTATACAATTACTCCAAGCTTGAAGACGATGGCACATTAAAGAGTAACTCCATTAATGTTGGAGCACGGTTAAATATTTAA